A region from the Dendropsophus ebraccatus isolate aDenEbr1 chromosome 1, aDenEbr1.pat, whole genome shotgun sequence genome encodes:
- the MKRN1 gene encoding E3 ubiquitin-protein ligase makorin-1 isoform X2, translating into MAEAAAAAPVSLPSAAAAAGKSPLPAFPDNPPVGGWTRQVTCRYFMHGVCKEGNNCRYSHDLSTSRSAMICRYYQRGCCAYGDHCRYEHTKPLKQEIIGDASGARSSPPESLPETSSDINTPSGPDTDTQGTAPQEENKEQPADPELKKQLCPYATVGECRYGENCVYLHGDPCDMCGLQVLHPTDTSQRSQHIKSCIEAHEKDMELSFAIQRSKDIVCGICMEVVYEKTNPSERRFGILSNCSHSYCLKCIRRWRSAKQFESKIIKSCPECRITSNFVIPSEYWVEEKEEKQKLIQKYKEAMSNKSCRYFDEGRGTCPFGGNCFYKHAYPDGRIEEPQPRQKGGMSSRYRAQRRNRFWDFEEREGSDPFDNDDEEVMTFELGEMLLMLLAAGADDDLTDSEDEWDLFHEDLDDFYDLDL; encoded by the exons ATGGCGGAGGCAGCTGCGGCGGCGCCTGTATCTCTCCcatcagcagccgcagcagcagggaAGAGCCCGCTGCCCGCGTTCCCGGATAATCCCCCCGTGGGTGGCTGGACTCGGCAGGTGACCTGCAG ATATTTCATGCACGGCGTCTGCAAAGAAGGAAACAACTGCCGCTATTCTCACGATCTGTCCACCAGCCGCTCTGCGATGATCTGCAGGTACTACCAACGCGGGTGCTGTGCTTACGGAGACCACTGCAG aTATGAACACACAAAACCACTAAAGCAAGAAATTATCGGAGACGCCTCCGGGGCCAGGAGCAGTCCACCCGAATCCCTCCCGGAAACCAGCAGCGACATTAACA CGCCATCCGGCCCAGACACGGACACTCAGGGAACCGCACCTCAAGAGGAGAACAAGGAGCAGCCGGCCGACCCGGAGCTGAAGAAGCAGCTGTGTCCATACGCCACCGTGGGGGAGTGCCGCTATGGAGAGAACTGCGTGTACCTGCACGGAGACCCGTGTGACATGTGCGGCCTACAGGTGCTTCATCCGACAGACACCTCGCAGAGATCTCAGCATATTAAG TCTTGCATCGAGGCCCACGAGAAGGACATGGAGTTGTCATTCGCCATCCAGCGCAGTAAAGACATTGTGTGCGGGATCTGCATGGAGGTGGTCTACGAGAAAACAAACCCCAGCGAGCGACGTTTCGGCATCCTGTCCAACTGCAGCCACTCCTACTGCCTGAAGTGTATCCGCAGGTGGAGGAGCGCCAAGCAGTTCGAGAGCAAGATCATAAA GTCGTGTCCAGAATGCCGCATCACCTCAAACTTCGTCATTCCAAGCGAATACTGGGTggaggaaaaagaggagaaaCAGAAGCTGATCCAGAAGTACAAAGAGGCCATGAG CAACAAATCTTGTCGGTATTTTGACGAAGGACGCGGCACCTGCCCATTCGGAGGCAACTGTTTCTACAAGCACGCGTACCCCGACGGGCGTATAGAAGAACCACAGCCGCGACAGAAAGGGGGGATGTCCAGTAGATACCGG GCCCAACGCCGAAACCGATTTTGGGACTTCGAGGAGCGAGAGGGCAGCGACCCCTTTGACAACGACGACGAAGAAGTAATGACCTTTGAACTGGGCGAAATGCTCCTAATGCTGTTGGCAGCGGGCGCCGACGACGACCTAACAGACTCGGAGGACGAGTGGGACTTGTTCCATGAGGATCTGGACGATTTTTATGACCTGGACCTATAG
- the MKRN1 gene encoding E3 ubiquitin-protein ligase makorin-1 isoform X1 translates to MAEAAAAAPVSLPSAAAAAGKSPLPAFPDNPPVGGWTRQVTCRYFMHGVCKEGNNCRYSHDLSTSRSAMICRYYQRGCCAYGDHCRYEHTKPLKQEIIGDASGARSSPPESLPETSSDINSKKAASEVAAGVSQAEDWVNAVEFVPGQLYCGRAPSGPDTDTQGTAPQEENKEQPADPELKKQLCPYATVGECRYGENCVYLHGDPCDMCGLQVLHPTDTSQRSQHIKSCIEAHEKDMELSFAIQRSKDIVCGICMEVVYEKTNPSERRFGILSNCSHSYCLKCIRRWRSAKQFESKIIKSCPECRITSNFVIPSEYWVEEKEEKQKLIQKYKEAMSNKSCRYFDEGRGTCPFGGNCFYKHAYPDGRIEEPQPRQKGGMSSRYRAQRRNRFWDFEEREGSDPFDNDDEEVMTFELGEMLLMLLAAGADDDLTDSEDEWDLFHEDLDDFYDLDL, encoded by the exons ATGGCGGAGGCAGCTGCGGCGGCGCCTGTATCTCTCCcatcagcagccgcagcagcagggaAGAGCCCGCTGCCCGCGTTCCCGGATAATCCCCCCGTGGGTGGCTGGACTCGGCAGGTGACCTGCAG ATATTTCATGCACGGCGTCTGCAAAGAAGGAAACAACTGCCGCTATTCTCACGATCTGTCCACCAGCCGCTCTGCGATGATCTGCAGGTACTACCAACGCGGGTGCTGTGCTTACGGAGACCACTGCAG aTATGAACACACAAAACCACTAAAGCAAGAAATTATCGGAGACGCCTCCGGGGCCAGGAGCAGTCCACCCGAATCCCTCCCGGAAACCAGCAGCGACATTAACAGTAAGAAGGCAGCTAGCGAGGTGGCAGCTGGGGTCTCCCAAGCTGAAGACTGGGTCAATGCCGTGGAGTTTGTGCCGGGGCAACTCTACTGCGGACGGG CGCCATCCGGCCCAGACACGGACACTCAGGGAACCGCACCTCAAGAGGAGAACAAGGAGCAGCCGGCCGACCCGGAGCTGAAGAAGCAGCTGTGTCCATACGCCACCGTGGGGGAGTGCCGCTATGGAGAGAACTGCGTGTACCTGCACGGAGACCCGTGTGACATGTGCGGCCTACAGGTGCTTCATCCGACAGACACCTCGCAGAGATCTCAGCATATTAAG TCTTGCATCGAGGCCCACGAGAAGGACATGGAGTTGTCATTCGCCATCCAGCGCAGTAAAGACATTGTGTGCGGGATCTGCATGGAGGTGGTCTACGAGAAAACAAACCCCAGCGAGCGACGTTTCGGCATCCTGTCCAACTGCAGCCACTCCTACTGCCTGAAGTGTATCCGCAGGTGGAGGAGCGCCAAGCAGTTCGAGAGCAAGATCATAAA GTCGTGTCCAGAATGCCGCATCACCTCAAACTTCGTCATTCCAAGCGAATACTGGGTggaggaaaaagaggagaaaCAGAAGCTGATCCAGAAGTACAAAGAGGCCATGAG CAACAAATCTTGTCGGTATTTTGACGAAGGACGCGGCACCTGCCCATTCGGAGGCAACTGTTTCTACAAGCACGCGTACCCCGACGGGCGTATAGAAGAACCACAGCCGCGACAGAAAGGGGGGATGTCCAGTAGATACCGG GCCCAACGCCGAAACCGATTTTGGGACTTCGAGGAGCGAGAGGGCAGCGACCCCTTTGACAACGACGACGAAGAAGTAATGACCTTTGAACTGGGCGAAATGCTCCTAATGCTGTTGGCAGCGGGCGCCGACGACGACCTAACAGACTCGGAGGACGAGTGGGACTTGTTCCATGAGGATCTGGACGATTTTTATGACCTGGACCTATAG